A genomic window from Pecten maximus chromosome 6, xPecMax1.1, whole genome shotgun sequence includes:
- the LOC117329309 gene encoding arfaptin-2-like isoform X2, whose product MADQNAVPNGGGDPIQDDTFEMDLKEILEDGPNLNDMSNTVQSGSPKKIITTSNVPLSTQTPAQSNGDFIPKTVSAAQSKLESIRHWSVNTFKCTKQYLAERLGKGSKTVDLELETQIEVLRDMQRKYANILRLARTLTNHFYQVVQTQRALGEAFGEQGQRSPELQEEFFYNCETQRALVKNGETLLGAMNFFTSSVNTLCNKTMEDSLMTVRQYEHARLEYDAYRNDLEVLQLGPRDGSTVAKIEESKHKFDDYKVKFEQLRADVTIKLKFLDENRVKVMHKQLLLFHNAVSAYFTGNDAALEATLKQFNIKLKGANTEKPSWLEQ is encoded by the exons ATGGCTGACCAGAATGCAGTGCCAAATGGAGGTGGGGACCCTATACAAGATGACACATTCGAGATGGACCTGAAAGAAATTCTTGAGGATGGTCCAAACCTCAATGACATGAGCAACACTGTTCAGAGTGGCTCGCCCAAAAAAATTATCA CTACCAGCAATGTTCCATTATCTACTCAAACACCAGCCCAAAGTAATGGGGACTTTATTCCGAAGACGGTGTCTGCGGCACAATCCAAACTGGAATCTATACGACACTGGAGTGTGAACACTTTCAAGTGTACAAAGCAGTACTTGGCTGAGAGATTAGGAAAGGGTTCTAAGACTGTAGATCTGGAGCTTGAGACACAAATTGAGGTTCTTAGGGACATGCAGCGCAAATATGCCAACATTTTACGTTTGGCACGTACTCTTACCAATCATTTCTACCAAGTAGTACAGACCCAACGAGCACTTGGGGAAGCATTCGGAGAACAGGGGCAGCGAAGTCCTGAACTACAAGAAGAATTCTTCTACAACTGTGAGACGCAGCGTGCACTGGTCAAGAATGGGGAAACATTGCTAG GTGCCATGAATTTCTTCACATCGAGTGTCAACACATTGTGTAACAAAACCATGGAAGATTCACTAATGACTGTCCGCCAATACGAACATGCAAG GTTGGAGTATGATGCCTACAGAAATGACCTTGAAGTACTACAACTTGGTCCAAGAGATGGCAGTACTGTGGCCAAGATTGAAGAATCCAAGCACAAGTTTGATGACTACAAAGTGAAATTTGAACAACTAAGAGCAGATGTTACTATCAAACTGAAATTCCTAGATGAAAATAGG GTAAAGGTGATGCACAAACAACTTCTACTGTTCCACAATGCTGTGTCTGCGTATTTTACTGGTAACGATGCCGCCCTTGAAGCCACCCTGAAGCAGTTCAACATCAAACTAAAAGGAGCTAATACGGAAAAACCATCTTGGTTAGAGCAGTGA
- the LOC117329308 gene encoding mitochondrial import inner membrane translocase subunit TIM9-like encodes MNRKQEMENAQKEAFDMNMQNLREFLTLYASLTERCFCNCAVLQHDSKLSAQEKACVENCTDRYISYNQRLMPTFAEHYQAKMKEAEKAALEQMEKVKQEEAAKSKEQTTPT; translated from the exons ATGAACCGAAAACAAGAGATGGAAAATGCCCAGAAAGAGGCATTTGACATGAATATGCAAAAT TTACGAGAGTTCCTGACATTGTATGCGAGCCTGACTGAGCGATGTTTCTGCAACTGTGCAGTTTTACAACATGACAGTAAATTGTCAGCACAGGAG AAAGCATGTGTAGAAAACTGCACcgatagatatatatcatataatcaAAGACTGATGCCAACATTCGCAGAGCACTACCAGGCGAAAATGAAGGAGGCTGAGAAAGCAGCTTTAGAACAAATGGAAAAAGTGAAACAGGAGGAGGCAGCTAAATCTAAAGAGCAGACAACTCCAACCTAA
- the LOC117329309 gene encoding arfaptin-2-like isoform X1, giving the protein MADQNAVPNGGGDPIQDDTFEMDLKEILEDGPNLNDMSNTVQSGSPKKIISRSYSGSSMSAASFGSTEPRLTRSFTMPPATSNVPLSTQTPAQSNGDFIPKTVSAAQSKLESIRHWSVNTFKCTKQYLAERLGKGSKTVDLELETQIEVLRDMQRKYANILRLARTLTNHFYQVVQTQRALGEAFGEQGQRSPELQEEFFYNCETQRALVKNGETLLGAMNFFTSSVNTLCNKTMEDSLMTVRQYEHARLEYDAYRNDLEVLQLGPRDGSTVAKIEESKHKFDDYKVKFEQLRADVTIKLKFLDENRVKVMHKQLLLFHNAVSAYFTGNDAALEATLKQFNIKLKGANTEKPSWLEQ; this is encoded by the exons ATGGCTGACCAGAATGCAGTGCCAAATGGAGGTGGGGACCCTATACAAGATGACACATTCGAGATGGACCTGAAAGAAATTCTTGAGGATGGTCCAAACCTCAATGACATGAGCAACACTGTTCAGAGTGGCTCGCCCAAAAAAATTATCAGTAGGTCTTACAGTGGAAGCTCTATGTCTGCTGCTAGCTTTGGATCCACTGAACCACGACTAACTCGGTCATTTACTATGCCTCCTG CTACCAGCAATGTTCCATTATCTACTCAAACACCAGCCCAAAGTAATGGGGACTTTATTCCGAAGACGGTGTCTGCGGCACAATCCAAACTGGAATCTATACGACACTGGAGTGTGAACACTTTCAAGTGTACAAAGCAGTACTTGGCTGAGAGATTAGGAAAGGGTTCTAAGACTGTAGATCTGGAGCTTGAGACACAAATTGAGGTTCTTAGGGACATGCAGCGCAAATATGCCAACATTTTACGTTTGGCACGTACTCTTACCAATCATTTCTACCAAGTAGTACAGACCCAACGAGCACTTGGGGAAGCATTCGGAGAACAGGGGCAGCGAAGTCCTGAACTACAAGAAGAATTCTTCTACAACTGTGAGACGCAGCGTGCACTGGTCAAGAATGGGGAAACATTGCTAG GTGCCATGAATTTCTTCACATCGAGTGTCAACACATTGTGTAACAAAACCATGGAAGATTCACTAATGACTGTCCGCCAATACGAACATGCAAG GTTGGAGTATGATGCCTACAGAAATGACCTTGAAGTACTACAACTTGGTCCAAGAGATGGCAGTACTGTGGCCAAGATTGAAGAATCCAAGCACAAGTTTGATGACTACAAAGTGAAATTTGAACAACTAAGAGCAGATGTTACTATCAAACTGAAATTCCTAGATGAAAATAGG GTAAAGGTGATGCACAAACAACTTCTACTGTTCCACAATGCTGTGTCTGCGTATTTTACTGGTAACGATGCCGCCCTTGAAGCCACCCTGAAGCAGTTCAACATCAAACTAAAAGGAGCTAATACGGAAAAACCATCTTGGTTAGAGCAGTGA